One stretch of Streptomyces sp. 135 DNA includes these proteins:
- a CDS encoding alpha/beta fold hydrolase, whose translation MTATYRQPGVVLTDRRFSVPLDHDDPAGERIEIYAREAVSASRGGAELPWLVYLTGGPGFGATRFHGRESWLDRALRDFRVLLLDQRGTGSSTPASRQTLPLRGGPRAQADYLARFRADSIVRDCEAIRPEVTGGAPWTVLGQSFGGFCATHYLSAAPEGLSAALITGGLPTLDGHADDVYRAAYPRMARKNAAHYARYPQDVERARRIAAHLAEHEPVLNGGYRLTVPAFQSLGILLGMGDGSHRLHYLLEDAFVRTASGTALSDAFQENVQAVLSYAGNPLFALLHEAIYGQGERPTAWSAERVRAGFPEFDAEKTLAGDEPLLFTGEAVQRWMFDCDPALRPLRETADLLAERTDWPRLYDVDRLAANEVPAAASIYHDDMYVDTEHALRTARAIRGLRTWVTDEFEHDGLRVSGPRVLDRLLALTRDEA comes from the coding sequence TTGACCGCCACGTACCGCCAGCCAGGAGTCGTCCTCACCGACCGCCGCTTCAGCGTGCCGCTCGACCACGACGATCCGGCGGGGGAGCGGATCGAGATCTACGCCCGCGAGGCGGTCTCCGCGTCGCGCGGCGGCGCCGAGCTGCCCTGGCTGGTCTACCTGACGGGCGGCCCCGGCTTCGGGGCCACCCGCTTCCACGGCAGGGAGTCCTGGCTCGACCGCGCCCTGCGGGACTTCCGCGTCCTCCTCCTCGACCAGCGCGGCACCGGCAGCTCCACCCCCGCGAGCCGCCAGACGCTCCCGCTGCGCGGCGGCCCCCGCGCACAGGCCGACTACCTCGCCCGCTTCCGCGCCGACTCCATCGTGCGCGACTGCGAGGCGATACGCCCCGAGGTGACGGGCGGCGCGCCCTGGACCGTCCTCGGCCAGAGCTTCGGCGGGTTCTGCGCCACGCACTACCTGTCGGCGGCGCCCGAGGGCCTGTCCGCGGCGCTCATCACCGGCGGTCTGCCCACCCTGGACGGCCACGCCGACGACGTGTACCGCGCGGCCTACCCGCGCATGGCCCGCAAGAACGCCGCGCACTACGCCCGCTACCCGCAGGACGTCGAGCGCGCCCGCCGCATCGCCGCCCACCTCGCCGAGCACGAGCCGGTCCTGAACGGCGGCTACAGACTCACCGTCCCCGCCTTCCAGTCCCTCGGCATCCTGCTCGGCATGGGCGACGGCAGCCACCGGCTGCACTACCTCCTGGAGGACGCCTTCGTGCGCACGGCGTCGGGGACCGCGCTCTCCGACGCGTTCCAGGAGAACGTCCAGGCCGTCCTCTCGTACGCGGGAAACCCGCTCTTCGCCCTCCTGCACGAGGCGATCTACGGCCAGGGCGAGCGGCCCACCGCCTGGTCGGCCGAGCGGGTGCGCGCCGGATTCCCTGAGTTCGACGCGGAGAAGACCCTGGCGGGCGACGAGCCGCTGCTGTTCACCGGGGAGGCCGTGCAGCGCTGGATGTTCGACTGCGACCCGGCGCTGCGCCCGCTGCGCGAGACCGCGGACCTGCTGGCCGAGCGCACCGACTGGCCGCGCCTGTACGACGTGGACCGGCTGGCGGCGAACGAGGTGCCGGCCGCCGCGTCGATCTACCACGACGACATGTACGTCGACACCGAGCACGCGCTGCGGACGGCGCGCGCCATCCGGGGACTGCGCACCTGGGTCACGGACGAGTTCGAGCACGACGGGCTGCGGGTGAGCGGCCCCCGGGTCCTCGACCGGCTCCTTGCGCTGACCCGCGACGAGGCGTGA